From a single Bacillota bacterium genomic region:
- a CDS encoding CZB domain-containing protein yields the protein MFKKRRRELKTILETINDLECEVNSGNGKISNENIEEQISSFCEGLKEGKRKLITIFDKIFNAAFLTSSFDLKLNFYSEKITDTSSKTSRISSDVHSTAENTLNLITGITNANTALVKALENISLKANHLRNNTIESQKITQQISLNSQNALKYSNNMKVDFESLQSSLDRMKEIVGGIYEISDQTNLLAFNASIEAARAGEAGRSFSVVAEEIRKLSDTTKNLLSSISSIVNDIYTNSGKSSESIDHTVNSLKSISNSIANMLSSIESSNQDITEIASNLENISASSQEINASLEEITSTMSILNDKASDLNSYSEDLEIMGKRIDELFMDIEVLENTIDSTAKLCGEVIKNRIYGIPNEKFMEFIETAINNHKKWISQLESMVDTMEVKPLQTDEHKCSFGHFYYSVSPSNPEILDTWKKVDQHHRAVHNAGSIVIGYIKNNERSKALQAIEEARKSSEAMILLLTGLVEKTKTLTEMKQCVF from the coding sequence ATGTTTAAGAAAAGAAGAAGAGAGTTAAAAACTATACTTGAAACCATCAACGACCTTGAATGTGAAGTTAATTCAGGCAACGGTAAAATTTCTAATGAAAATATTGAAGAACAAATATCTTCATTCTGTGAAGGCTTGAAAGAAGGCAAAAGAAAGCTCATAACAATTTTTGACAAAATTTTTAATGCAGCATTTTTAACAAGCAGTTTTGATTTGAAATTAAACTTCTACAGCGAAAAAATTACTGATACCAGTTCCAAGACAAGCCGTATATCCTCTGATGTACATTCAACAGCAGAAAACACCCTAAATTTAATAACCGGAATAACCAATGCCAACACCGCGCTTGTCAAAGCTTTAGAAAATATCTCATTAAAAGCAAACCACTTGCGCAATAATACCATCGAAAGCCAGAAAATAACGCAGCAAATTTCATTAAACAGCCAAAATGCATTAAAATATTCAAACAACATGAAAGTTGATTTTGAATCTCTTCAAAGTTCATTAGATAGAATGAAAGAAATTGTTGGTGGCATCTATGAAATATCTGATCAGACAAACCTTCTTGCATTTAATGCATCCATTGAGGCTGCTAGGGCTGGAGAGGCCGGGAGAAGTTTTTCAGTAGTAGCGGAAGAAATCAGAAAATTATCCGATACTACGAAAAACTTACTTTCCTCTATAAGTAGTATTGTTAATGATATTTATACCAATTCCGGTAAAAGTTCTGAAAGTATTGACCATACAGTTAATTCATTAAAAAGTATTAGCAATTCTATAGCCAATATGCTTTCTTCTATAGAGTCAAGCAATCAGGATATTACAGAAATTGCATCCAATCTTGAAAATATATCTGCTTCCAGCCAAGAAATAAACGCATCCCTGGAAGAAATTACTTCAACCATGAGTATCTTGAATGATAAAGCAAGTGATCTCAATAGTTATTCAGAGGATCTGGAAATAATGGGCAAAAGGATAGATGAACTATTTATGGATATAGAAGTTTTGGAAAACACAATAGACTCTACTGCAAAATTGTGCGGGGAAGTTATAAAAAATAGAATATATGGTATTCCAAACGAAAAATTTATGGAATTTATTGAAACTGCTATTAATAACCATAAAAAATGGATTAGTCAACTTGAATCCATGGTTGATACCATGGAGGTCAAGCCTTTGCAAACAGATGAACATAAGTGCAGTTTTGGCCACTTTTACTATTCCGTAAGCCCCTCTAACCCCGAAATATTGGATACATGGAAGAAGGTTGACCAACATCATAGAGCGGTGCATAATGCAGGCAGTATTGTAATAGGATACATAAAAAATAATGAGCGGTCAAAAGCACTACAAGCTATAGAAGAAGCCAGGAAATCATCGGAAGCTATGATTTTGCTTCTCACTGGGCTGGTTGAAAAGACAAAGACTTTAACAGAAATGAAACAATGTGTATTTTAA